The Pyrus communis chromosome 9, drPyrComm1.1, whole genome shotgun sequence genome has a segment encoding these proteins:
- the LOC137744601 gene encoding uncharacterized protein, translated as MWPSESSYLICKWESWADIPKETKKLVRDKLSVNFHLKDISPEVFAYLEETFANRYRNWKSDLHVHFKKWADPETARLHGCPSELVDRQDDWDWLCKHFMDPKFVKRSIAGKIARESKTLLHHSGSKPFSYRLEERRQEGSKFPNIDLFKDVYVRPGDENTEQLHAAMVEKGNAVLQEATSQLPPETPIEDITIPEDVGFQILTEVLDQKFGRRHGKVVRCMGKAGVRETGTLSSRLTTGEVIALKEEVTTLKGKLAAQDEQMRARDEEMRARDELIRAQGEQMRTQGTQMGMILQALAMSGLQIPMPAPDLAPPLTSQPFCPPETQ; from the exons ATGTGGCCAAGTGAGTCTAGTTACTTGATCTGCAAG TGGGAGTCTTGGGCAGATATTCCCAAGGAGACGAAAAAACTGGTGCGAGACAAGTTGTCg gTCAATTTTCATCTTAAGGACATATCCCCCGAGGTCTTCGCCTACTTAGAGGAGACCTTCGCAAATCGGTACAGAAATTGGAAGAGCGATCTTCATGTGCATTTTAAGAAATGGGCTGATCCGGAGACTGCTCGCCTACATGGTTGCCCATCCGAGTTGGTGGACCGGCAGGATGATTGGGACTGGCTTTGCAAGCATTTTATGGACCCaaaatttgtg AAGAGATCTATTGCTGGCAAGATAGCTCGGGAGTCAAAGACACTTCTCCACCATTCCGGTTCGAAGCCTTTTTCATATAGGCTTGAGGAACGACGTcag gAGGGTTCCAAGTTCCCGAATATCGACTTGTTCAAGGATGTTTACGTTCGACCCGGTGATGAGAACACTGAGCAACTTCAT GCTGCTATGGTGGAAAAGGGAAATGCTGTTCTTCAAGAAGCAACATCGCAACTTCCCCCGGAGACCCCAATCGAGGACATCACTATACCTGAGGATGTAGGTTTTCAGATCCTGACTGAGGTTCTGGATCAGAAGTTCGGTCGTCGTCATGGCAAGGTTGTTCGATGTATGGGGAAGGCGGGAGTTCGTGAGACAGGTACCCTATCTTCCAGATTGACCACAGGAGAGGTCATTGCCCTCAAAGAGGAAGTGACAACCTTGAAAGGTAAGCTTGCAGCCCAGGACGAGCAAATGAGGGCCCGGGACGAAGAGATGAGGGCCCGGGACGAGCTAATAAGGGCCCAGGGTGAGCAGATGAGGACCCAAGGCACGCAGATGGGTATGATTCTACAGGCCTTAGCGATGTCCGGTCTTCAAATCCCGATGCCAGCACCTGATCTTGCTCCACCTTTGACTTCCCAGCCATTTTGCCCACCCGAAACCCAATAG
- the LOC137746083 gene encoding uncharacterized protein encodes MANVLRTSPFSAPIAPPPSAASPNSRKPSYVSFRRSQTSSSSTPYLTISSLRFSHLPSLRLVKFAPLASQGEAETAGTVEEEVQEAEEVEDSLDGAIPVEDSTSDGEESGTSDDGESDAEEKSVSAITASLQQYKEALASNDESKVSEIESFLKSFEDEKIGLEMKVASLSEELSAERVRILRISADFDNFRKRTERERISLVTNAQGEVVESLLPVVDNFERAKTQIKVETEGEEKINNSYQSIYKQFGEILNSLGVVPVETVGKPFDPLLHEAIMREDSSEYEEGVIIDEFRKGFKLGDRLLRPSMVKVSAGPGPAKVEQEVPPSEEQDASETAEKGTESA; translated from the exons ATGGCCAATGTCCTCCGAACTTCACCTTTCTCGGCGCCAATTGCACCGCCGCCCTCCGCTGCATCGCCCAACTCTAGAAAACCGTCGTACGTTTCGTTTCGGCGAAGTCAAACCAGCAGCAGTAGCACGCCTTATCTCACTATAAGCTCCCTCCGGTTCTCTCACTTGCCGTCCCTCCGGCTCGTCAAGTTCGCGCCTTTGGCCTCACAAGGTGAGGCCGAGACGGCTGGGACGGTGGAGGAGGAGGTTCAGGAGGCCGAAGAAGTCGAG GACTCTTTGGATGGTGCAATTCCTGTGGAAGATAGTACCAGTGACGGTGAAGAAAGTGGTACGAGTGATGATGGTGAAAGTGATGCTGAGGAAAAATCTGTTTCAGCCATCACAGCGTCACTCCAACAATACAAAGAAGCTTTAGCCAGTAATGATGAATCAAAAGTTTCTGAAATAGAATCTTTCCTAAAATCTTTTGAAGATGAGAAAATAGGACTTGAAATGAAAGTGGCTTCTTTGTCCGAAGAACTGTCAGCAGAGAGGGTTCGTATTCTGAGAATAAGTGCAGATTTTGACAATTTCCGGAAAAGGACAGAAAGGGAACGCATTTCTCTCGTAACAAATGCTCAGGGGGAAGTTGTGGAGAGTTTGTTGCCTGTAGTGGATAATTTTGAGAGGGCTAAAACCCAGATTAAGGtggagacagagggagaggagaAGATCAACAATAGCTATCAGAGCATTTATAAACAGTTCGGAGAGATTTTAAACTCTCTTGGTGTTGTTCCTGTTGAGACGGTGGGGAAGCCCTTTGATCCATTG TTGCATGAAGCAATTATGCGTGAGGACTCTTCAGAATACGAAGAAGGTGTTATAATCGATGAATTTCGCAAGGGGTTTAAGCTTGGTGACAGGCTTTTGCGTCCGTCAATGGTAAAGGTATCGGCTGGTCCAGGGCCTGCCAAGGTAGAGCAGGAAGTACCTCCATCTGAGGAACAGGATGCAAGTGAAACCGCCGAGAAGGGAACCGAGTCAGCTTAA